From Erwinia sp. HDF1-3R, one genomic window encodes:
- the nudK gene encoding GDP-mannose pyrophosphatase NudK: protein MSAKIEVIKNKVLSENWFVLRNYTYDLTASNGSTIRHKREVYDRGNGATILLYNREKNSVILTRQFRIATWLNGNESGMLVEACAGLLDDDSPEDCIRKEAIEETGFAVGEVRKLYDMYMSPGGVTELLHFFAAEYDDSLRENAGGGVEDEDIDVMEVSFPEAWTMIGEGRIKDGKTVMLLQHALIEGWLRLA from the coding sequence ATGTCCGCCAAAATCGAAGTCATTAAGAACAAAGTCCTGTCAGAAAACTGGTTTGTACTGCGTAACTACACCTACGATCTCACCGCCAGCAATGGCTCAACGATTCGACATAAGCGCGAAGTCTACGATCGCGGAAATGGCGCAACCATCCTTCTCTATAACCGCGAAAAGAACAGCGTCATCCTCACCCGGCAGTTTCGTATTGCCACCTGGCTTAACGGGAATGAGAGCGGGATGCTGGTGGAAGCCTGTGCTGGCCTGCTGGATGACGATTCCCCGGAAGACTGTATTCGTAAAGAAGCGATCGAGGAAACGGGCTTCGCCGTCGGGGAGGTTCGAAAGCTCTATGATATGTATATGTCACCGGGCGGGGTCACCGAACTGCTGCATTTCTTCGCCGCCGAATATGATGACTCGCTGCGTGAAAACGCAGGCGGCGGCGTAGAGGATGAGGACATTGACGTCATGGAAGTCTCTTTCCCAGAGGCGTGGACGATGATTGGCGAAGGACGGATTAAAGATGGAAAAACAGTGATGCTGCTACAGCATGCCCTGATTGAAGGATGGCTGCGTCTCGCCTGA